From a single Nostoc edaphicum CCNP1411 genomic region:
- a CDS encoding histidine phosphatase family protein: MTLNLYLLRHGETTFSQSGNFCGETDAELTSEGMQMAESFADVYQKLKWEAVYVSPMKRAIATAKPFCDALGMDMQLRDGLREGSYGEWETKSKSFAQENYAENYVKWLTEPAWNAPKGGETAVDIANRSMPVIAEIQEKYPHGNVLVVSHKATIRITLCSLLGIDLGRYRYRVNILVASVSMVKFDVHGPLLEILGDRHHIPDHIRSRPGT, encoded by the coding sequence ATGACACTCAATTTATATTTACTGCGACATGGAGAAACTACTTTTAGTCAAAGTGGTAATTTCTGCGGTGAAACTGATGCAGAGTTGACTTCTGAAGGGATGCAGATGGCAGAGAGTTTTGCCGATGTTTATCAAAAATTGAAGTGGGAGGCCGTTTATGTCAGCCCGATGAAGCGTGCAATTGCAACTGCCAAGCCATTTTGTGATGCTCTCGGTATGGATATGCAGTTGCGTGACGGACTTAGAGAAGGTAGTTACGGCGAATGGGAAACTAAGAGTAAATCGTTTGCCCAAGAGAATTACGCAGAAAACTATGTAAAATGGTTGACAGAACCCGCTTGGAATGCACCCAAAGGTGGAGAAACTGCGGTAGATATTGCTAACCGTTCTATGCCTGTAATTGCTGAAATTCAAGAAAAATATCCGCACGGTAATGTTTTAGTAGTTTCCCATAAAGCCACGATTCGGATTACGCTTTGCAGTTTACTGGGAATTGATTTGGGACGCTATCGCTATCGGGTGAATATCTTGGTTGCATCGGTAAGTATGGTTAAATTTGACGTTCATGGGCCTTTGTTAGAAATATTAGGCGATCGACATCATATACCCGATCATATTCGCTCTCGTCCGGGAACATAA
- a CDS encoding NUDIX hydrolase, which produces MQPKWLEWAQKLQAIAQNGLTYSEGVFDIERYKQLRAIATEIMATYSNVEHSYILDLFSRELGYATPKVDVRAAIFRDDTILLVKERVDGCWSLPGGWADVGESPSQVVVKEVYEESGYQARAIKLLAVYDRNKQGHPPLPFYVYKLFFHCELIGGSPSSSIETEDVGFFPEDGLPELSIGRVTPAQITRLFQHYRQPDLPTDFD; this is translated from the coding sequence ATGCAACCTAAATGGCTGGAATGGGCGCAAAAATTACAAGCGATCGCTCAAAATGGGTTAACTTATTCTGAGGGCGTGTTTGATATTGAACGTTACAAACAATTACGAGCGATCGCCACAGAAATTATGGCGACTTACTCGAATGTAGAACACAGCTATATCCTCGATTTATTTAGCCGTGAACTAGGATATGCAACTCCCAAAGTTGACGTGCGGGCAGCTATTTTCCGTGATGACACTATATTGTTAGTCAAGGAAAGAGTAGACGGCTGTTGGAGTTTACCTGGTGGATGGGCTGATGTTGGTGAATCGCCTAGTCAGGTAGTTGTGAAAGAAGTATATGAAGAATCTGGATATCAAGCACGCGCTATTAAACTTTTAGCAGTCTATGACAGAAACAAACAGGGACATCCACCATTGCCGTTTTATGTCTACAAACTGTTTTTTCACTGTGAACTCATTGGTGGTTCTCCATCATCAAGTATTGAAACTGAAGATGTAGGTTTTTTTCCTGAAGATGGGTTACCAGAACTTTCTATTGGACGTGTGACACCAGCGCAAATCACGCGACTTTTTCAACATTATCGCCAACCAGATTTACCGACAGACTTTGATTAG
- a CDS encoding phosphoglycerate kinase, protein MSKKSLASLSSADISGKRALVRVDFNVPVDDQGNITDDTRIRAALPTIQDLTQKGAKVILASHFGRPKGVDDKLRLTPVAKRLSELLGQEVIKTDDSIGDEVAAKVAALQNGQVLLLENVRFYKEEEKNDPEFAKKLAANADFYVNDAFGTAHRAHASTEGVTKFLSPSVAGYLVEKELQYLQNAIENPQRPLAAIIGGSKVSSKIGVIETLLEKCDKLIIGGGMIFTFYKARGLNVGKSLVEEDKLELAKSLEAKAKERGVALLLPTDVVLADNFAPDANSQTVSIENIPDGWMGLDIGPDSVKFFQEALADTKTVIWNGPMGVFEFDKFAKGTEAIAHTLAEIGKTGTTTIIGGGDSVAAVEKVGLADQMSHISTGGGASLELLEGKVLPGIAALDDA, encoded by the coding sequence GTGTCCAAAAAAAGTTTAGCAAGTTTATCTTCGGCTGATATCTCTGGGAAACGTGCTTTAGTGCGGGTTGACTTTAACGTGCCTGTGGACGATCAAGGCAACATTACCGACGATACTCGCATTCGCGCCGCTCTACCAACCATCCAAGATTTGACGCAGAAGGGAGCTAAGGTCATTCTCGCCAGCCATTTTGGCCGTCCCAAGGGTGTGGATGACAAATTACGCCTAACTCCCGTTGCCAAGCGTCTCTCTGAGTTACTGGGGCAAGAAGTCATTAAAACTGATGACTCCATCGGCGATGAAGTTGCAGCGAAAGTTGCCGCTTTGCAAAATGGCCAAGTGCTGTTACTCGAAAATGTCCGTTTTTACAAAGAAGAAGAGAAAAACGACCCAGAATTTGCGAAAAAGTTGGCAGCTAATGCTGACTTTTATGTAAATGATGCTTTTGGTACTGCACACCGCGCCCATGCTTCTACTGAAGGTGTGACTAAATTCCTCAGCCCTTCTGTGGCTGGATATTTGGTTGAGAAGGAATTGCAATATCTGCAAAACGCCATTGAAAATCCCCAACGTCCTTTGGCGGCAATTATTGGCGGTTCCAAAGTTTCCAGCAAAATTGGCGTAATTGAAACCCTGTTGGAGAAGTGCGACAAGCTGATCATCGGCGGTGGGATGATTTTCACCTTCTACAAAGCCCGTGGTTTGAATGTTGGTAAGTCGTTGGTAGAAGAAGACAAGCTGGAACTAGCGAAATCTTTGGAAGCTAAGGCTAAGGAACGAGGCGTTGCTTTATTGCTTCCTACAGATGTGGTATTGGCAGATAACTTTGCCCCTGATGCCAATTCTCAAACCGTTAGCATTGAGAATATCCCCGATGGTTGGATGGGTTTGGATATTGGGCCAGACTCGGTGAAATTTTTCCAAGAAGCCCTTGCAGATACCAAAACGGTAATTTGGAACGGGCCAATGGGTGTGTTTGAGTTTGATAAGTTTGCGAAAGGTACGGAAGCGATCGCTCATACCCTTGCAGAAATCGGTAAAACTGGCACAACAACCATCATTGGCGGTGGCGACTCAGTAGCGGCTGTGGAAAAGGTTGGTTTAGCCGATCAAATGAGCCACATCTCCACCGGCGGCGGCGCTAGCTTGGAGTTACTTGAAGGTAAGGTATTGCCTGGAATTGCAGCTTTAGATGATGCGTAA
- a CDS encoding universal stress protein has product MFKTVLFPIDQSRETREAADVVTNVVKKYSSRLVLLSVVEEPPPDAPSADPMVSPEVVAKLLQNAQSLFSEQGIQSEILERQGKPAFTICDVADEIGADLIIMGCRGLGLTEEGADDSVTTRVINLSPCPVLIVP; this is encoded by the coding sequence ATATTTAAGACGGTATTATTTCCTATCGATCAAAGTCGGGAAACGCGGGAAGCTGCTGACGTTGTTACCAACGTAGTTAAAAAGTACAGCAGTCGCTTGGTGCTGCTGTCTGTGGTAGAAGAACCACCTCCAGATGCGCCTAGTGCCGATCCGATGGTGTCGCCAGAGGTAGTTGCCAAACTGCTACAAAATGCCCAATCTTTATTTTCTGAGCAAGGAATTCAATCTGAAATCCTGGAAAGGCAAGGTAAACCAGCTTTTACTATCTGCGATGTTGCTGATGAAATTGGGGCAGATTTAATTATCATGGGCTGTCGGGGTCTAGGCTTGACTGAAGAGGGAGCAGATGATAGTGTTACCACCCGCGTGATTAACCTTTCCCCTTGCCCAGTGCTGATTGTGCCTTAG
- a CDS encoding type II CAAX prenyl endopeptidase Rce1 family protein produces the protein MIFRGLSRKTRLIFTRFLPLVFIAVIAIWQLSSTQPQLLQQESNYAIHIQQKFNQSDFYPVAQIPSANIYKPIGDWVGRLILPTKQQLKDGLDWVWIEIQYAPPTAQKLVGKIVRLEWKKNKDLLAFDQAVTQDINFTPEVIKSQKQGNIHPFRLNGVRQVGILRSLAGANPDDETIVALDSSTIIDASKEKAILQIEREPILATGRFYGLVKIVKPIKSSYKNSLSPEPKQDNDYFLVKHYNPISNKFDVLQETIRIPQQIIDQRNFAPSSLQQIEQSPAGEDGWYIYGAPDAKGVFTVGALAPRSLFQIQPRQIITGEELGLNYIRDVNWQNTEKNKGKLNTVLLKPVETQNLLNQSISTWQEGNKAIVLHLFGGIGGSKGESVGVPYTITGHFAFGIAEVVRDEFTNELRFETKYHQIYAHNPDGIIAGTHTWADYMGNLQRGWLATRPVSDILIKFDPVTQDYDFDGVKISPLEEFQQQLKVTMARYRVGDGTGGAMVSPATSCVQDASQALYAAILAIKNQIATTPQIQTWVRTNPNHPQTLRFQQLVELGQSLEQQLAPLGIVRADWQSQAGILAGTGIGKTTAAFQDRSIWAGLTTWRTIMPRLAHDDLAAIFLKHGAIMQVLRTNQVGGWEPNITPIAPTVLLGQVKIPFTNISPLSILLNRTLASLAVPRLKDWFVVVVLLIIYSIIAIPYGWKFGFLQIEVWSASWIDKCLLILRCLFLPAIIEELFFRIFLLPHPSEINNWLQWSLWAIVSLLLFILYHPLNAKTFFKAGISTFYNHVFLVLTAFLGIICTVAYTLTGSLFVIVLIHWVVVVVWLIVFGGIRKLDNHHKIQ, from the coding sequence ATGATTTTCCGTGGATTGAGTCGAAAAACAAGGCTAATATTTACGAGATTTTTACCGCTAGTGTTCATAGCAGTAATTGCAATCTGGCAACTTTCCTCAACACAACCCCAGTTATTACAGCAAGAAAGCAATTACGCAATCCATATTCAACAAAAATTTAATCAATCTGATTTTTATCCCGTTGCCCAAATTCCATCTGCAAACATTTATAAACCTATTGGCGACTGGGTAGGAAGGTTAATTTTACCAACGAAACAGCAATTAAAAGATGGTTTAGATTGGGTGTGGATAGAAATTCAATATGCACCACCTACAGCCCAAAAATTGGTAGGTAAAATTGTGCGTTTGGAGTGGAAAAAGAATAAAGATTTGCTTGCTTTCGATCAAGCGGTAACACAAGATATAAATTTCACTCCTGAAGTGATTAAAAGTCAAAAACAAGGAAATATTCATCCTTTTCGACTAAATGGAGTTCGTCAGGTAGGGATTTTACGCTCTTTGGCTGGTGCAAATCCTGATGATGAAACAATTGTTGCTTTAGATTCAAGTACAATCATTGATGCAAGTAAAGAAAAAGCTATTTTGCAAATTGAACGCGAACCTATTTTGGCAACTGGTAGATTTTATGGATTGGTAAAAATAGTTAAACCGATTAAATCTAGTTATAAAAATAGTTTATCTCCAGAGCCAAAACAGGATAACGATTATTTTTTAGTAAAGCATTATAATCCGATTTCAAATAAGTTTGATGTTCTTCAAGAAACTATTCGTATTCCCCAACAAATAATAGATCAGCGAAATTTTGCTCCTTCAAGTTTGCAGCAAATCGAACAATCACCTGCTGGTGAAGATGGGTGGTATATTTATGGCGCTCCCGATGCAAAGGGTGTATTTACCGTAGGCGCACTTGCACCTCGTTCTCTATTTCAAATTCAACCCCGTCAAATCATTACTGGTGAAGAATTAGGGCTAAATTACATCCGAGATGTAAATTGGCAAAATACCGAGAAAAATAAAGGTAAATTGAATACTGTATTATTAAAACCTGTAGAAACGCAAAATTTACTTAATCAATCTATATCAACATGGCAAGAAGGCAATAAAGCTATTGTTCTACACCTATTTGGTGGAATTGGCGGAAGTAAAGGTGAATCAGTGGGAGTACCTTATACTATCACCGGACATTTTGCTTTTGGAATTGCAGAAGTTGTCCGCGATGAGTTTACTAACGAATTACGCTTTGAGACTAAATACCACCAAATTTATGCTCATAACCCCGATGGAATTATTGCCGGAACGCATACATGGGCTGATTATATGGGTAATTTACAACGTGGTTGGTTAGCAACACGCCCAGTATCGGATATTCTCATCAAATTCGACCCTGTAACGCAGGATTATGATTTTGATGGTGTTAAAATTTCACCTTTAGAAGAATTCCAGCAACAATTAAAGGTAACAATGGCACGTTATCGGGTTGGCGATGGAACTGGTGGCGCAATGGTGTCACCTGCAACTTCATGTGTCCAAGACGCAAGCCAAGCACTTTATGCGGCAATACTGGCAATTAAAAACCAAATTGCTACAACTCCTCAAATTCAAACTTGGGTACGCACAAACCCCAATCACCCGCAAACATTACGCTTTCAGCAGCTAGTTGAATTAGGTCAATCTTTAGAACAACAATTAGCACCCTTGGGTATAGTTCGCGCTGATTGGCAAAGTCAAGCAGGTATACTCGCAGGTACGGGCATAGGAAAAACGACGGCAGCATTTCAAGATCGTAGTATTTGGGCTGGTTTGACAACATGGCGAACAATAATGCCTAGACTTGCACACGACGACCTTGCCGCAATATTTTTAAAGCATGGTGCAATTATGCAAGTATTGCGGACTAATCAAGTTGGTGGTTGGGAACCTAATATTACACCCATTGCCCCAACAGTACTTCTGGGACAAGTTAAGATTCCCTTTACCAATATTTCACCACTTTCAATTCTTTTAAATCGCACTTTAGCATCCTTAGCAGTTCCGAGGCTAAAAGATTGGTTTGTTGTTGTTGTATTGCTGATAATTTATAGTATTATTGCTATACCTTATGGTTGGAAATTTGGATTTTTACAGATAGAAGTTTGGTCTGCAAGTTGGATTGATAAATGCTTGTTAATATTGCGTTGTCTATTTTTACCTGCAATTATTGAAGAACTATTTTTTCGCATTTTTTTGCTTCCTCATCCTAGCGAAATCAACAATTGGCTCCAATGGTCTTTGTGGGCAATAGTGAGTCTATTATTATTTATTTTGTATCATCCATTGAATGCTAAAACATTTTTTAAAGCTGGAATATCCACATTTTATAATCATGTTTTTCTTGTTTTAACTGCATTTTTAGGAATTATATGTACTGTTGCATATACCCTAACAGGATCTTTGTTTGTAATAGTTTTAATTCACTGGGTTGTAGTAGTAGTTTGGTTAATTGTTTTTGGAGGAATTAGAAAATTAGATAATCATCACAAAATTCAGTAA
- a CDS encoding GDYXXLXY domain-containing protein, producing the protein MTNSSSESKNKTLSPEAEFSSKVTFRDYLIATEQKSNKPLPFWRLLAPLALQTGLIMAVPAQAVYTDVTGKTVILQTVPVDPSNVLQGNTLALDYNISRTANLSRLPGWQPLVSKGRGSGRRLPEGTNIYVILQEQLSSGSGVPRAWRPLRVTSDRPTTLRANQVALKGVYQDGSVNYGLETYYIPENQRQQIRNDLQAQRARRGQVPPIVVKAKVDPQGKAVPVSMWVRDRNYRF; encoded by the coding sequence ATGACTAATAGTTCTTCTGAATCTAAAAATAAAACCTTGTCTCCCGAAGCCGAATTCTCCAGTAAGGTGACTTTTCGGGATTACTTGATTGCCACTGAACAAAAATCGAATAAGCCCTTACCTTTTTGGCGATTACTAGCTCCCCTGGCGCTGCAAACGGGGTTAATTATGGCAGTACCAGCCCAAGCTGTTTATACAGATGTGACAGGTAAGACGGTGATTTTGCAAACCGTACCTGTAGATCCTAGCAATGTGCTTCAAGGTAACACCTTAGCGTTAGATTACAACATATCCCGTACCGCAAATTTGAGCAGACTGCCTGGTTGGCAACCATTAGTCAGCAAAGGCCGTGGAAGTGGCAGAAGATTGCCTGAAGGAACTAACATCTATGTGATCTTGCAAGAGCAACTATCCTCTGGTAGCGGTGTTCCTAGAGCTTGGAGACCATTACGAGTAACTAGCGATCGCCCCACGACTCTTAGAGCCAACCAAGTAGCCTTAAAAGGTGTTTATCAGGATGGCTCTGTTAACTACGGTTTGGAAACATATTACATCCCAGAAAACCAACGTCAGCAGATTCGGAACGACTTGCAAGCACAACGCGCCCGCAGGGGACAAGTACCACCCATTGTGGTAAAGGCGAAAGTAGATCCACAGGGTAAAGCAGTGCCAGTTAGTATGTGGGTGCGCGATCGCAACTATCGCTTTTAA
- a CDS encoding DUF2157 domain-containing protein encodes MFLDSFQEKLRKQAQLWRDEGLISSSQYEQIAERYQFKNLEAAARDRNKAIAIAIGSILLCLGIITFVSGNWQGGSREVKFILMISLFFAIAITGFYSWRPPEGKKPERSKRILGEGLLILSAFIFGANLLLMAQMFNITGSASQLFLAWGLGVVVMAFSLSLNSLGVLSIVLVEIGYWTGLEDLWYASGELTWSRLVVQHMPLLAWLVFVPLAYFCRSRWIFGLAAFVFASSLQANLNPLPLLNYADIAPWVASFAFALPPALFWSYDDLLFPTINYRLFQSLARNLALVSFGVVFYILSFRWVWESPYSFNQPTNLTNLFESLPIIDLGILSGLAVLQWLFLLRQRNNPPRREVIFTTAVISTFLVFITLVPFWHQTISRIDELGIFIFNVLLATLAWGLIQEGLKLSNRSSFWGGMLLLTLQIISRVQEYDTDLLFKSLVFVLCGSALISAGLWFERRLPGGSSTSKK; translated from the coding sequence ATGTTCTTAGATAGTTTTCAGGAAAAATTACGCAAACAAGCACAACTATGGAGGGATGAAGGATTAATTAGTTCTTCGCAATATGAGCAAATAGCAGAGCGTTATCAATTTAAAAACCTGGAAGCTGCTGCACGCGATCGCAACAAAGCGATCGCGATCGCTATAGGCAGCATACTTTTATGCTTAGGCATAATTACCTTTGTATCAGGAAACTGGCAAGGAGGATCGCGAGAAGTCAAATTTATTCTGATGATAAGTTTGTTTTTTGCGATCGCAATCACTGGATTTTACAGTTGGAGACCACCTGAAGGAAAGAAGCCAGAACGAAGCAAACGCATACTGGGAGAAGGGTTGCTAATTTTAAGCGCCTTCATCTTCGGTGCAAATTTACTGCTAATGGCCCAGATGTTCAATATCACTGGTTCAGCTTCCCAACTGTTTCTCGCCTGGGGGTTGGGTGTTGTGGTGATGGCCTTCAGTTTGTCCTTAAATTCTTTAGGAGTTCTGTCAATTGTCCTCGTGGAAATTGGTTATTGGACGGGATTAGAAGACTTGTGGTACGCTTCAGGTGAGTTAACTTGGTCGCGTCTAGTAGTCCAGCATATGCCATTGTTGGCATGGCTGGTATTTGTACCCTTAGCCTACTTCTGTCGATCGCGTTGGATTTTTGGTCTAGCAGCCTTTGTTTTTGCTAGCTCCTTACAAGCCAACCTTAATCCTCTGCCACTGCTGAATTATGCTGATATAGCCCCTTGGGTGGCATCTTTTGCTTTTGCACTCCCACCTGCATTATTCTGGAGTTATGATGACCTGCTGTTTCCAACCATAAATTACAGGTTGTTTCAATCTCTAGCCCGTAATTTAGCGTTGGTAAGCTTCGGCGTTGTCTTTTATATTCTGTCTTTTCGTTGGGTCTGGGAATCTCCATATAGTTTTAATCAGCCAACGAATTTGACAAACTTGTTCGAGTCTCTGCCGATCATCGATTTGGGGATTCTCAGCGGCTTGGCGGTATTGCAATGGTTGTTTCTACTGCGCCAAAGAAATAACCCTCCGCGTCGAGAAGTAATTTTCACGACTGCTGTCATTAGTACCTTTCTTGTCTTTATTACCCTAGTACCTTTTTGGCATCAAACTATCAGCCGAATTGATGAACTTGGCATTTTTATTTTCAATGTACTTCTTGCAACATTAGCTTGGGGACTAATTCAAGAAGGATTGAAATTAAGCAACAGAAGTTCCTTTTGGGGCGGTATGCTGTTATTAACACTGCAAATTATCAGTCGCGTGCAGGAGTACGATACAGACTTACTTTTTAAGTCTTTGGTCTTCGTCCTGTGCGGTTCTGCTTTAATTAGCGCTGGACTCTGGTTTGAACGCCGCTTACCTGGTGGTAGCTCTACAAGTAAAAAGTAG
- a CDS encoding RsmB/NOP family class I SAM-dependent RNA methyltransferase, whose amino-acid sequence MEKPSNLLLKVSRRLFTNLDEQEKFIEALMNPQPFSPSILWCQEKSETLPLAVETPTSWQPQFIDRLSLGEKPGQHPLHEKGYFYCLDFSSVFAATTLLAIPQSVRLVFDMCAAPGGKSIFAWKALQPDLLISNEVIGKRLGMLISNLKRCQISPSVVVNRDSSIFAQMFPCSSNLVIVDAPCTGQSLLAKGEKAPGCFHPTAINKSANRQKRIIANSAKIVSSQGYLAYMTCTYSPEENEQVCEWFLERFPHFQAIEISNLAKYQSHLTTMPCYRMFPQDKLGAGAFTVLFKNTNDDEDERKEIDLNTISSLYIYQNLKK is encoded by the coding sequence ATGGAAAAACCTTCTAATTTATTACTTAAAGTCTCGCGACGTTTGTTCACTAATCTAGATGAGCAAGAAAAATTTATTGAGGCTTTGATGAATCCTCAGCCTTTTTCGCCAAGTATTCTTTGGTGTCAAGAAAAGTCAGAAACTTTGCCTTTAGCAGTGGAAACACCAACTTCTTGGCAACCACAATTTATAGACCGCTTATCTTTGGGAGAAAAACCAGGACAGCATCCCTTGCATGAAAAAGGATATTTTTATTGTTTAGATTTTTCTTCGGTGTTTGCAGCTACTACTTTGTTAGCAATTCCTCAGTCAGTGCGTTTAGTTTTTGATATGTGTGCTGCACCAGGAGGTAAAAGTATCTTCGCGTGGAAAGCTTTGCAACCTGACTTACTTATCAGTAATGAAGTAATTGGCAAACGTCTGGGAATGCTAATTTCTAATTTGAAGCGTTGCCAGATTAGCCCTAGTGTAGTGGTTAATAGAGATTCGAGTATATTTGCTCAAATGTTTCCCTGCTCTAGCAATCTAGTAATAGTAGATGCTCCTTGTACTGGACAATCTTTACTTGCTAAAGGTGAAAAAGCACCTGGATGTTTTCACCCAACTGCTATTAATAAGAGTGCAAATCGACAAAAGCGTATTATCGCTAACTCGGCGAAAATTGTTTCATCACAAGGCTATCTTGCTTATATGACTTGTACATATTCACCCGAAGAAAATGAGCAAGTATGTGAATGGTTTTTGGAGCGCTTTCCCCATTTTCAGGCAATAGAAATTAGTAATTTAGCCAAATATCAATCGCATCTAACTACGATGCCTTGTTATCGGATGTTTCCTCAAGATAAGTTAGGTGCTGGTGCGTTTACAGTTCTGTTTAAAAATACTAATGACGATGAAGATGAGCGTAAAGAAATAGATTTAAATACAATATCTTCACTGTATATCTACCAAAATCTAAAAAAGTAA